From Trichomycterus rosablanca isolate fTriRos1 chromosome 18, fTriRos1.hap1, whole genome shotgun sequence, the proteins below share one genomic window:
- the kctd7 gene encoding BTB/POZ domain-containing protein KCTD7 codes for MQQNGAAEIRNGEAAQLSRSTANTVSTVSTAASSLPMAAVSVPARLRRFGPEGRVLPQPAVMVVFSPARDTDTPGEAASVPEEELRTAAISTTNGNLMKTLRTLNAPQEFPEVIPLNVGGTYFTTRLSTLRRYEDTMLAAMFSGRHHIPRDAEGRYFIDRDGAYFGDILNFLREGELPQRERVRAVHREAQYYAIGPLLERLEETQPLTGEKVRQAFLDLLPNYRENLERIVEIAKLRAIQRKARFAKLKICVYKEEMPITPYERPLFNSLRFERTESEAKLFEHHCEVDVSFGPWEAVADVYDLLHCIVSDLAERGITVDQQCIGVCDKHLINHYYCKRPIYEFKITWW; via the exons ATGCAGCAGAATGGAGCAGCAGAGATCCGGAACGGAGAAGCAGCTCAGCTCTCCCGCAGCACCGCTAATACAGTTAGCACAGTTAGCACAGCTGCTAGCTCGCTGCCCATGGCCGCTGTGTCTGTCCCGGCACGGTTGAGGAGGTTCGGTCCGGAGGGCCGTGTGCTCCCTCAGCCTGCAGTCATGGTGGTGTTCTCGCCTGCGAGGGACACGGACACCCCGGGAGAGgctgcttctgttcccgaggaGGAGCTCCGGACAGCCGCCATATCCACAACTAATGGAAACCTGATGAAAACCCTGCGTACATTGAACGCACCTCAGGAG TTTCCTGAGGTGATTCCTCTGAATGTAGGAGGGACGTATTTCACCACCCGTCTGTCCACGCTACGCCGGTACGAGGACACCATGCTGGCCGCTATGTTCAGTGGACGTCATCACATCCCCAGAGATGCTGAGGGGCGCTACTTCATCGACAGAGACGGAGCATATTTCGG TGACATCCTGAATTTCCTGCGTGAGGGGGAGCTGCCTCAGAGGGAGCGGGTTCGAGCCGTACACAGAGAAGCTCAGTACTACGCTATAGGGCCGCTGCTGgaacgtctggaggaaactcaACCCCTGACAGGAGAGAAGGTTCGACAGGCGTTCCTCGACCTCCTGCCCAACTATAGAG AGAATCTGGAGCGAATTGTGGAGATCGCCAAGCTGCGAGCCATCCAGCGCAAGGCCCGCTTCGCCAAGCTGAAGATCTGCGTGTATAAGGAGGAGATGCCCATCACGCCGTACGAGCGGCCGCTCTTCAACTCGCTGCGCTTCGAGCGCACGGAGAGCGAGGCCAAGCTGTTCGAGCACCACTGCGAGGTGGACGTGTCCTTCGGGCCCTGGGAGGCCGTGGCCGACGTGTACGACCTGCTGCACTGCATCGTGAGCGACCTGGCCGAGCGCGGCATCACCGTGGACCAGCAGTGCATCGGCGTGTGCGACAAACACCTCATCAACCACTACTACTGCAAACGACCCATCTACGAGTTCAAGATCACGTGGTGGTGA
- the LOC134332556 gene encoding dnaJ homolog subfamily C member 30, mitochondrial, whose product MAEVRLLFGRGAGSLWPPTRHLPHAAPNKRRLAVGVTRTLCPLTRVSCSHLNIRRCYRSTNGHSAEETPLYKSKSAYYNILEVSQNATQAQIKTAYYKQSFIYHPDKNSGSEQAAFRFSQISEAYDVLGNKALRRKYDLGILSQADVKGSTKPTSAKETPGKASGDPARGHSQSPSAELNSQNVFDFDTFYRAHYGEQLQRQQSIRARLEIKKKEVEAFQDRKLGRMSEIAVSIMLAMAAAILLSLR is encoded by the exons ATGGCGGAGGTCAGGCTGCTGTTCGGCCGAGGAGCCG GTAGCCTGTGGCCTCCGACCCGGCATCTTCCCCATGCGGCCCCTAATAAAAGAAGGCTGGCTGTTGGTGTAACTCGGACGCTTTGCCCCTTGACCAGAGTTTCCTGTAGTCACTTAAACATAAGGAGGTGTTACAGGAGCACTAATGGACACAGCGCCGAGGAAACTCCCTTATACAAATCTAAAAGTGCTTACTACAACATCCTGGAGGTTTCTCAGAACGCCACACAGGCTCAGATCAAGACGGCCTACTACAAACAGTCCTTCATCTACCACCCGGATAAAAACTCGGGCAGCGAGCAGGCCGCCTTCCGTTTCTCTCAGATCAGCGAGGCCTACGACGTTCTGGGTAACAAAGCTCTCCGGAGGAAATACGACCTGGGGATCCTCAGCCAGGCCGACGTGAAGGGATCCACGAAACCTACTTCAGCCAAAGAGACGCCGGGCAAAGCGTCAGGTGATCCTGCGAGAGGTCATAGCCAGTCCCCGTCCGCCGAGCTGAACTCTCAGAACGTGTTTGATTTCGATACCTTCTACCGGGCGCATTACGGGGAGCAGCTCCAGCGCCAGCAGAGCATCCGAGCTCGCCTGGAGATCAAGAAGAAGGAGGTGGAAGCCTTTCAGGACCGCAAACTGGGACGGATGTCAGAAATAGCCGTCAGTATCATGCTAGCCATGGCGGCTGCTATTCTGTTAAGTCTGCGGTAG
- the LOC134332246 gene encoding homeobox protein cut-like 1 → MAVSGADSVFQVWKSFDLQQFQRDLDAVFTSLTSTQHQSEESRRRLLDRSREIEDQTAQDLQEHITPLLQGFQSQITALYERCKESEAAFLSVYKRLIDVPDPAGALEAAQHLQLAVMKMPEAETDNQNLREKLQEAERGGVEVTAHELLIKALREKLQRYERLIQRRGERKDADEEEEERAGETEAMKTDKARANQDLEGELVAKQRELERLMEDAQKLQTNLTELTKSSTNQIRELQQQLDSKHTLLEELEEKLEAQRDYEEIKRELSVVKSRELGSSERPRVKVSPNPQEPSDSGKEDRHGDDAQNPLVIRDVSGSVEVRHSLPATPTPPSVPSSVLNVHRPLLSSAEASSARPFPLSFFTPSVGATFPPAVHSLLQRQLAQNLYAKTASEDGPEPDPEVEPDTSEIARRVKEQLMKHNIGQRVFGHYVLGLSQGSVSEILSRPKPWSKLTVRGKEPFHKMRHFLSDEQNILVLRSIQGQQRGTITTRVRAPETSLDQTRSTLCPTTELQLHKDDNVSLAPEVPQGSTVPWGERWWRTEPSDRHEDPQEDDTEKAPASVTSVCSLDYWRNRSRPESPCYRTSEHSLQIPPGMETLPSSPVPRSSSSSCSSSSSVRAPVTALTPEQYERFQYRDVDTLELTRRVKEKLAKSGVCQRVFGEKVLGVSQGSVSELLSRPKPWNKLTQKGREPFIRMKLWISGELQEDTPESVLKTQTHCSPAPPSPAGASQDRQEEAEPDTHPAAVNAQDTVCASPELDTYGISRRVKEVLTDNNLSQRLFGESVLGLTQGSVSDLLARPKPWHKLSVKGREPFVRMQLWLNDPNNVSKLIENKHAQKKVYLKRRRNPVCDAPVSEIAPLGAEFGQNDAPQVKKVRILLTAKEKETLKKVYDEEPYPSPGTIEELSHRLNLKPSTIINWFHNYRSRVRRELFVEEVQAAEPGGVTEGSVTDSQDREEIVDSSVIVPEASGENNLRRRKAANLNDIIHRLERAVNRDETNEGDL, encoded by the exons ATGGCGGTGAGTGGTGCAGACTCGGTGTTTCAGGTTTGGAAGAGTTTTGATCTGCAGCAGTTTCAG AGAGATCTGGACGCCGTCTTCACCAGTCTTACCAGCACGCAGCACCAGAGCGAAGAATCGAGGCGAAGACTCTTGGACCGGAGCCGGGAGATCGAGGATCAGACGGCACAG GATCTACAGGAACACATCACTCCTCTGCTACAGGGCTTCCAGTCACAG attACCGCTCTGTATGAAAGATGTAAAGAGTCGGAGGCTGCATTCCTCAGTGTATACAAGAGATTAATCGACGTACCag ACCCGGCGGGCGCTCTGGAGGCGGCGCAGCATCTACAGCTCGCCGTGATGAAGATGCCGGAGGCGGAGACGGACAATCAGAACCTGAGAGAGAAGCTGCAGGAGGCTGAGAGAGGGGGGGTGGAGGTCACGGCTCACG AGCTTCTGATTAAAGCTCTGAGAGAAAAGCTGCAGCGTTACGAGCGTTTAATTCAGCGCCGGGGTGAGAGGAAGGACGCAGATGAAGAAGAGGAGGAACG GGCGGGTGAGACTGAAGCCATGAAGACAGACAAAGCGAGAGCCAATCAG gatctgGAGGGGGAGCTTGTTGCTAAGCAGCGAGAGCTGGAACGTCTGATGGAGGACGCACAGAAACTTCAGACCAACCTGACCGAGCTCACAAAGTCATCGACCAATCAGATCAGAGAGTTACAGCAACAGCTCGACTCTAAACACACACTGCTGGAG GAACTTGAGGAGAAACTTGAGGCTCAGAGAGATTACGAGGAGATAAAGAGAGAACTCAG TGTTGTGAAATCCCGAGAACTCGGTTCCTCCGAGCGTCCGAGGGTGAAG GTCTCACCGAACCCACAGGAACCGTCCGATTCAGGGAAGGAGGATCGCCATGGAGACGACGCCCAGAATCCGCTGGTCATTAGAGACGTGAGCG GATCAGTGGAGGTTCGTCACAGCCTTCCGGCCACACCCACCCCACCCTCTGTACCCAGCAGCGTTTTGAACGTCCACCGTCCTTTACTCTCCTCCGCTGAAGCGTCGTCAGCTCGGCCGTTTCCTCTCAGCTTCTTCACGCCCAGCGTCGGCGCCACTTTTCCTCCGGCCGTTCACTCGCTCCTCCAGCGGCAGCTCGCGCAAAACCTCTACGCCAAGACGGCGAGCGAGGACGGACCCGAACCGGACCCGGAGGTGGAACCGGATACGTCGGAGATCGCCCGGCGGGTGAAGGAGCAGCTGATGAAGCACAACATCGGGCAGCGGGTGTTCGGGCATTACGTCCTGGGTCTGTCTCAGGGGTCCGTCAGCGAGATCCTCTCACGCCCCAAACCCTGGAGCAAACTCACTGTGCGCGGCAAAGAGCCCTTCCACAAGATGAGGCACTTCCTGTCTGATGAGCAGAACATCCTGGTACTGAGGAGCATCCAGGGTCAGCAGAGAG GTACCATCACCACCAGGGTCCGGGCCCCTGAAACCAGCCTGGACCAAACCAGGTCCACACTGTGTCCCACCACAGAGCTGCAGCTTCATAAAG ATGATAACGTCTCCCTCGCTCCGGAGGTTCCCCAAGGTTCAACGGTGCCCTGGGGAGAGCGGTGGTGGAGAACAGAACCCTCCGATCGACACGAGGATCCTCAGGAGGACGATACAGAG AAAGCTCCGGCGTCCGTGACCTCTGTCTGCTCTCTGGATTACTGGAGGAACCGGTCACGTCCCGAATCTCCGTGTTACAGAACCTCAGAACACAGCCTGCAGATTCCCCCCGGGATGGAGACGCTTCCCAGCAGCCCCGTACCTCGTTCTTCATCCTCTTCCTGTTCCTCATCCTCCTCCGTCAGAGCTCCGGTGACGGCGCTGACCCCGGAGCAGTACGAGCGCTTTCAGTACCGGGACGTGGACACGCTGGAGCTGACCCGCCGGGTCAAAGAGAAACTCGCCAAGAGCGGCGTCTGCCAGAGAGTCTTCGGAGAAAAG gtgttggGCGTGTCTCAGGGCAGTGTGAGCGAGCTGCTCTCTCGGCCGAAGCCGTGGAACAAACTCACTCAGAAGGGCAGAGAACCGTTTATACGCATGAAGCTGTGGATCAGCGGAGAACTGCAGGAGGATACGccgg AGTCGGTTTTAAAAACCCAGACGCACTGTAGCCCCGCCCCTCCATCACCCGCCGGCGCGTCCCAGGATCGTCAGGAAGAGGCGGAGCCTGACACGCATCCCGCCGCGGTAAACGCCCAGGATACGGTGTGTGCATCGCCTGAGCTGGACACCTACGGCATCAGCAGGAGGGTCAAAGAGGTGCTGACGGACAACAACCTGA gtcagCGTCTGTTCGGCGAGAGTGTTCTGGGTCTGACTCAGGGTTCCGTATCGGACCTGCTGGCGCGACCCAAACCGTGGCACAAGCTGAGCGTGAAGGGCCGGGAGCCGTTCGTCAGGATGCAGCTGTGGCTGAACGACCCGAACAACGTCAGCAAGCTGATCGAAAACAAGCACGCCCAGAAAAAAG TGTATCTGAAGCGGCGGCGTAACCCGGTGTGTGACGCTCCCGTGTCTGAGATCGCACCGCTTGGGGCAGAATTCGGGCAGAACGACGCCCCTCAGGTGAAGAAGGTTCGAATTCTGCTCACGGCGAAGGAGAAAGAAACCCTGAAGAAGGTTTACGATGAGGAACCGTATCCATCGCCGGGAACCATCGAGGAACTCTCACACCGGCTCAACCTCAAACCCAGTACCATCATCAACTGGTTCCacaactacag GTCTCGGGTTCGGCGTGAGCTCTTCGTGGAGGAGGTTCAGGCGGCCGAACCCGGCGGAGTCACCGAGGGATCCGTCACTGACTCTCAGGACCGTGAGGAGATCGTGGACTCGTCGGTCATCGTTCCAGAAGCGTCCGGGGAGAACAACCTGCGGCGGAGGAAAGCGGCGAACCTCAACGACATCATCCACCGCCTGGAGAGAGCCGTCAATCGGGACGAAACCAACGAGGGAGATTTGTGA